In Cydia pomonella isolate Wapato2018A chromosome 1, ilCydPomo1, whole genome shotgun sequence, one genomic interval encodes:
- the LOC133518810 gene encoding uncharacterized protein LOC133518810 — protein MYKSHELSSEVGCQQGDPLGPAIFSLAINPIIKNLKSKFNVWYLDDGTLGGDVNTVLSDLSFVRSSFENIGLDLNFCKCELFIYKSSCTLTDLKPKFDDLAPNIKLVDKDSLCLLGSPVFEESFPDYVSNSISKFKSHTNSLLEISPHYALVILKFCLFFPKFTYVLRCCPFWEHQNLLSPIDDLIKISLETILNIQLSEPSWSQASLPIRFGGLGIRKISSVASPAFLTSINSTSGLIGNILRALPKNYEITGFEDAKNAFKIACPGKQFPDNPKSQRSWDNIYCDLTYNTLLNNCTGPDHARLLAVGSKKVPVLGEGWACSQ, from the coding sequence ATGTACAAATCACATGAATTATCTTCTGAGGTTGGTTGTCAGCAGGGTGACCCTCTCGGGCCAGCAATTTTTAGTTTGGCTATAAATCCAAttatcaaaaatttaaaatcaaaattcaacgTCTGGTACTTAGACGACGGAACCCTAGGAGGCGACGTGAATACTGTGCTCTCTGATTTGTCTTTTGTTAGGAGCAGTTTCGAAAATATTGGTTTAGATTTGAATTTCTGCAAATGCGAACTCTTTATTTACAAATCTTCTTGTACTTTGACCGACTTAAAACCCAAATTTGACGATCTGGCTCCTAATATAAAATTGGTAGACAAGGATTCTCTTTGCCTCCTGGGTTCTCCTGTATTTGAAGAATCTTTTCCTGATTATGTTTCTAACTCTATATCTAAATTCAAAAGTCACACGAATAGTTTACTCGAAATTAGCCCTCATTATGCTCTTGTGATTCTGAAATTCTGTCTTTTTTTCCCTAAATTTACATATGTGCTCCGCTGCTGTCCTTTTTGGGaacatcaaaatttattgtcgcctatagacgatttgatcaaaattagtTTAGAGACGATTCTAAACATTCAGCTGAGTGAGCCTTCCTGGTCTCAAGCGTCCCTCCCTATTCGGTTCGGAGGTTTAGGAATTCGGAAAATTTCCAGTGTGGCTTCCCCAGCCTTTTTGACATCCATTAATAGCACGTCTGGTCTCATAGGAAATATCTTAAGGGCTTTGCCCAAAAACTATGAGATTACGGGCTTTGAGGatgctaaaaatgcttttaaaattgcttgcccgggcaaacaatttccagacaacccaaaatcacaaaggagctgggataatatttactgtgatttaacttacaatactctTCTAAACAACTGTACAGGTCCAGATCACGCGAGACTTTTGGCG